GTTTTATCAAAAGTGACAGAGCTGGAttccatgcaaaatttaaacaaaaatcggCATGTCTACTAATGATGTGTCTTGCTACTTCAATTTCAGCAGCTTCTTTAAGAACATACAACAGCTGGAAGTGCATTATGGAATCTCCGTGCTGTTATGGTTCATAAGATAACCGTTCCCAAGACAAAGTTCTCCAATGGCGGGTTCGCTCTCCTGTTATAAGCCCTCCATTGTCCTCATCGGCTTCAATTACAAGGAATATCGGAAACACCCGCCTTACGCGAACCATGATCATCCTAAAAGGACACTGGTTTAAGATGGTGATCCAATGACGAACTTCACACCAGATCTCCGCAAAATACGACCAGTACTGTTAGAAATGTTTCCTGCGTAATGCAAAGAGGCCGTAGTCTTTGGTGCTAACTCAGTGTTATCATGACTCACCCGATGCATAGTTGGCCGAAAACGCAATGCACGTCTGATATGCGTtacactataaccattctgatgaAAGGTGACTTTAGATGCGCTTACTCGGCTGACATACTCTCAGAATCTGGGATACAATAGCCCTATGAACCAAGGTAATAAGTGTCCCTTCACCTTGAGCCACTTTGTGACAACTGTCAGCCTACAGATACAAGTCAAATCTAGCAGGCTTCCTACCATCAGCATGACCCATCGCACCATCCACTTTCCTCGTGACCAAAACTTTAAGGAAGGCAACACAGCCACCCTTTCCGATCTCCATCAAGAGTGGAATaatcgggtggattgaattcatgtTCTCTAAAAAGTGACTgaaaattctcactaccatgacgGTTAAGAACAAAGGAAAGCTGCATTTTTTTCAGACATGTAGACGACACTTTTGTAATTTAACCTCATGTAGTGAAAATTTCAGCAACATTTTAGAGCACTGGAATTCAATCCAACCGAATATTCGTCCTATGATGTTTATGGAGAAGGATGGCTGTCTTCCCTTTCTTGATGTGttcgtcaggaggaaggtggttgGTACGTTGGGTCATTCTGATGATAGGAAGCGTATTAGCTTTGTCTTGTAGCTGTGGGCTGACAGTTGTCACCATGTGGCTCAGCCAGAAGGGATACTACGCACCTCGATTCATGCGGTCAACGCCATCTCAGACCTGAGAGTTTTTCAGCTCAGGTAATCAGTTTCGAAATCGCTTTTCGTCAGTATggttacagtgaaagacagatcGGACCTGTGTTGGGCTCTTGGCCAAGTGTGCTGCCGGTGAGTGGTGATAATACCGAGGTAGTACCAAATTCTACGGACTCTTTGACCTGTGTAGGGACCATTTCGAAGAGTATTAATTGTATTTTGCGGTGATATGATGTGACGTGTGTTTTTCGACCAACATTTAATGTCTGTGTacttctagtttccgaaagggatGATCTGGGTGGGGAGGGTGACTCTCGTACTCCTTGCGTTTGTGACATTTCATATATTGGTGAGACAATCAGGTCTGTGGAAGCTTGGACAGCGTTAATGCTTAACACATGGTGATTATTATTTTACCATCGATAACTTCTGACTGTGAGGCCACCGTTAAAAATCACACAAATTCTTTAAATGTTTTTAACTTTGCGTTAGGGTATTGGTATTTGGAATCATCGATATTAGGTGTTACAGATGTAAAATGACTCAGCTAATGAATTTTGACGTAAAGAATTACTTCATAGCCAATTGTTAATTAATGATAAGGAAAATGATTTCagcattcaatgaaaaattgttatGACCGAAGTACATaagtaaattcattattattaCGAACTGCTTCTTAGTAGAGAGAGGGAGACTTTCAATCTAAGAAATTGCTTTGGTTTATAATACCACCTTTAAATGCGGTCGCTTTGTTCAAAGAAATTAACTACAGTTTGCTGCGGTGGGCTGCTGCGGTGTGGAAGGATCTGGTATCAGGTAGGTAAGACATTATACAATCCTGTGTGCCCCACCGAATTTGCACAGCGAGCCCCTTCATCCACGTTGTCCTTGCAATAAAGTCCATTAGGTTACACCAGTCACAGGTATTCTTGAACATACAAAGTTTATTAACGAtatttgcagtaatatttttcaGTGTGAAGTTGACGTTAGGTGGGTGAGTGAATGGCTGGCTGTATTGTGACTTGAGAAAAGTAGCGGAACGCGGCCGCAGAGAAACCGTTAAGATTTTTTGTGCCAGAGTCCGCTAGGCGTCAGAGGAGGCGCGGCTGCTGCCCGATTCCAAAGGGCGTTCGATTTCGTCCGGACGACTGGCGAAGGACGTTCACTCAGCAGCAAACAACTAACGATATTATGTGCactgaaaatgtaattatttaaataaatttagtaGAAAGAAAGACATAAGGAAAGACGTACGTAGTTAACAGTTTGTTTTTCCCAATTACGTTTCGTAAAGACAGTACGATACCGCGCCATTTCGTCCGAGAATTATTTAATACTACCAATCGGTCACACGTGGAATCGGCGAGTTCGGTCACATGACGACGGCTACCTTTGTGTTGGCGGTATTGTTGacaatgtgtgtgttatctttacggATTTTCAGCGAAAGCCGAACTATTAAATTCATTTCCATCGCGCTCACTTCCTACAGTTTTGTCTGGAAAGTGGCAAGGTGTGCTTCTGCTGAAATATTAAAGGTTGTTAACGATGTCTCCCGCCtgcatttctgtttgttttttgaAGATTGTATACGCCGGAATATACTACGGTCTGATACTGCATTCATTTGACGAATGGAGAAGATAGAATAATTGCAGCGAATGAAACGGCGAAAGGGAACGCAAACTTCTATGGTGGCCGAGTAAAAGTGggtgtaaaatatagactggcaatggcaagacaagTGTCTTCGTaggagagaaatatgttaacatccaatataaattAAAGTGTAGGACATAATACCTTAAAGTATTTGTTCGGACTGTAGCCGTGTATGTAAGTAAAACatcgacaataaacagtttagacaagcagGTAACAGAAACCTTTAAAATGAGGTGCAACAGAATGATTAGATtgctacatcacgtaactaataagaagACACTGAACAGATTTTcggagaaaagaaaattgtgggctGAACGTGACTCGATAAAGGAATCGGCGAAAACGAGACAGGGTGAGACATAAAGATGCTTGGAGAGATCCTTCAAACAATAACGTAAACAACAACAACTCCCACTGAGCAACACTCTTGTTTTGTAGCCGTTTGTTGGCTAACTTCCTTAATAAATATACACACCGACGAATAAATGCCAGCATGCGAATCTTTAACCAGATCCGAATGAAATATTTATGTGTCACAAGAAAATCAGGTGCGTTTAGAAAACACCTATTGGGTGAAAACGAGAAGCTATCCACACTGTCACATCATGTAGGGCATCGGAATGTAAAGAGGACTATGTGTCATCCCACACATAAGCGTGCCAGGCCTTGCAGATCACTGAGTGGTCTGGTGAAGCATCAAACCCACACCCCCATAGAGCCGTTGTTCAAATCCTCTTCAggtttcttattccttttgtttGAACTGCCGTTCCCTAGCTCTTGTCGTTTGTAAGTTGGGCATCATTTTAACACATGACAAAGGCCCATTAAATGATAGAGTCCTATGGCATGAGAGTTGGATCCATGAAACTGGGTGTATGTGTCTACTGACGGCATAGTGGACAACCATGGCTTCTCCTGTCAAGTATATGTAGGGCAGCTTCTCGATGAAACGCACAAAAGATAAATAGCTTAATTCGTTTTTGATTCTGAGTTTTTTCCATAGGCTGCTGTTGCTCGTGCATATGCTACACAGTACCACAGAAGTCGCCATTTTGATGAGAATGGTTTTCGTCACCTGAAGCACAGCCTTCTGGGAAACTGGTAACCTTCGTATAGAAGCAACGCACAGAAGGCGCCCAAGGACAAAACCTATTCCACAAACAGATAACGCAGTTCTTGAAACCATTCAACTACATCACCAAAAGCAGTTCCAGATATGTGAAAAACTGGTTTTTGAAGTGCTGCGCAATGATCTGTTTCTCTATCATAGCAATCTAATTCAGCACCAGTAGCGAGAAGACCGAAATGAATGAGTACAGTTACGTGAATCGATTCTGCACCAAGTGAAAGGTATTGGGCATTTTAAAAGTAACGTGTGATAGACTGACTAATCTAGCTACacttgtgaagttattttcaactgtttttagtTGTATCATGGACAGAGCAAAACATACGTTTTATGTGTAAGAAGTTTATGTTATGCCTTAATGTTTAAGtaaagacagaaagaaaaagaCAACATACCACAATTGGAGGTGTCAACTGGGTACTGTTTGATGCTTTAACAGAAATAGAATGTCTGGGGCAAACTGAACTTGAACATCATTGAGTCTGTGTCTCCGATTCCCACTACATTTTCTcgtctcactgagctaatgggaGAGCTCCACCTCAGCCCAAAATTAATGCTACTTGTTCTTAGCCCCACTGCACGCAGTAACAGCATTACCAGAACCTCATTTTCTGAATAGCATTTCTGTTAACCAGTGCGTTGGGCAAGCAAATTATGTGTTTTGTGGAAATTTGGGATTTACATTAAATTTTAGTACTGAACAGAATAAATTATAGGTAATGTATGGTTTCTTTAATCTAACTAATAACGATTTTCTTACCTATCTCGATTTATCTTTCTCTTCATTGATATAACACTATTTTGTACCATTCGTTTTGCATTATGCTTTTTTCTTGGCTATCTCATGTTCACCAATAAAAAAGTAAAGACTGTATTAATAAGACGGGATGTATGCCTCCTAATGTTCCATTGTGTTAACAATGCACGTcatattactcgatcgactttAACCATTCCTGCAACCCTCTGCCGATCGAGGGCTACGTACTGTAGCTTGTGATATGGCGGTGTGTTACGTAACTGTGACAGAGCTCGAGATACTGCTTTTTGTATTCCTTCCAGAAACAGAAAAGACTAATCGAAGGGTTCTTGCACAGATGGAGCCACCTTTCCTTCATCGTGACAACGACAGAGCACGTACAAGCGCTGCGACATGTGTAACCACCCGACACCTTGTACACGAGGCCACAGAGCATCTTCCATACACCCCGACTACGCCCCATCCGATCGTAATCTGGTTCCAAAAACTTTTAGAGggtttcactttcatagtgatgaagcggtgcaacgaGAAGTGCTATTGTGACCCCTTCAcctaagtcaaacattctacagtgacggtataaaaaaattgttttctcgtttggAAAAACATAGTGACACGAAGAATAAGGGTGTAGaaagttaataaagtttattttatttaaaaatatttataagttttcacatataaaaattcggagccattacttttcagcaagcactTGTGCTTACGCTTCCATCCAGAAGATCTAGTAATTGAGACGGTACGCGGTCACTTTTACTGCTTCGATAACGTGAACCCAACTCTTGACGTGATATTTCGAAGTCTACTTTCTATAATAGCTTGCAATAAATCCATATAGAACCGTGAGATGACACCATTTCCCCAGGATTACAAATGTTTCACGTATTTCCGAGGACAGGTAGGGCCCAGCCGTGGCGTCAATTGTAAGTCTTTTCTGTGGCAGCCGGTGTCCTCGCGCAGTCAGTGTGTAAGGTTGGAATTGGATATTAGGAATATAAGAGGTCATCGTGGATCATAGATGAAATGCATTTGATGTTATCAATAATAAGCCGTTGTTTGTCAGTATCTACGTGAACCTGTAGGCAGAGAAATATCTTCTACTGTTTAAATACAACAGTTTACGTCATGAAACAACACTTTTATTGCGTCAGCATACAACTAttacagaaacaacagaaagattaaAAGAAtacaaatgcaatgtttttaatactaatctttacaaaaaatgtgtgtgaaatctagtgggacttatctgctaaggtcttcagtccctaagcttacactctacttaacctaaattatcctaaggacaaacacacacacccatgtttgagggaggacacgaacctccgacgggacaagccgcacagtcctccactgcagcgcccgagaccgctcggctaattccgcgcggctacctaatcattacagtaatgaaatttactgcatgtcgtgaagtaaTCAGAAACTGACACAGAACAGCATGTGTAGGTTGCATcggttatttttaaaaaaagagtcaCGTTCTGACACTCTTGTAGTTTTTTGGTTCCTCTGGAAACAGCAGATGTCTTCAGTCAGCAGAACAGCCATTTACTCCTCACTCCCACGCAGACGATTCAAGCTGAGCCAACGGACTTGCAATACTCCTAGTTCCTGGGACAATCTGACAGGTATGGCTTGCACTGACTCTTTGGTTTCACCACGTAAACTGAAACGAAGTGAAATGTGCTTTAATAAAGATaggaagtataaaaataaaatagcagtttaAATTAACTAGTCACAACACAACTGAAACTCTTCGCCTTTTTTACATAGCATGAATCTCAGCAGTGTGACAAGATTATGTTATCGTCGTGTATCAGTGATAATGTAGGGTCCCACCAGTGTTCTATGTTACAGGGTTCCTATCCTTACTGGTACTATAGCAGACAGGTGGAAGATTGATAACGCGAGTAAACCTGACTTATAGCGTATTTCGAAAGTTTAAGGATGTCACTAGAACCACGTTCCTCTAGGAGGGTAATGCTCCTGGCGTGCGAAGCATGCAGTAAGCAACACATGTATCCTTTGACGTGGCAAATGACGAGAACCCGAGGGACCTAGGTTTCATTTGCTGGGAACTGATCTGGCGATCCCTGAGTTTATAATTTGGGAATGGTCAGCACTGACGGTCCCCAGTAACCGTAAACTTTCTCGTACGTGAGACCATCTTAACAGTAGAACTATCCAACGTGCCTGGATGAAATGCGTTTACACTGTCCTTCGTGTACAGGTCAGCTACGGTATTCCTCCGTCCGAACGTTCGTCAAAGCAGTTGTAACTCCCCAATTACAGAACCCATAACgaacacccttttgttgcaaaaagaaatacaaaaatcagtCATCTTGAGAATGATGACTGCTACTAACAACAATATTTACACTCTTGACAGTTTAattaacaagaatgttatgtaaatactaatgcCTATCATAAAGaagggactgaatgaaagaataccatatgaTACGAAACAGAAAGAATTCAAGAAATTATTATTTACAAAGGTTAAGGCCACGACCATAAATTGATAAAAGATAACATTTTTCCTAGAAGAAGGCTGTAGCCCCATTGAGCTGTAAGTTTGCTGTGACTAGAATGTAAATCGGCAATGGAGACGTTAACTTCATTTCTCTCTTGTGCTCTTGCAATGGTAGTACGTATGTTAAGCGCTGCTAGATTGTTTTAAAGACGAtctgaagtttaaaatttttatggTTGGAACTATTAGTCAGAAGTCGAGgtaaaatcatctttaccgtttAGACAGATAACGGGATAGTTGATTGCTGATTTGCGATGGGACTTTAtcttcgtgatacttaatagtcacgaacatcgaAGGACACCGAAAGAGACTCATCGCtgacataaactcaattattagaCTTGAATAGGCAACAGATAAACGCCATCACGTAGAACTTACAATTGCACCGCgttgtcagaagctatcgtcaCAGTCAGAACTGCGGGTGCTAAACGACGCAGgcaccctgcagaaacactgaatgAATCCGGTACCTTTATCCTTCATGCAGAATGCCGTGTGTGGAGAGCGCAAGATTACCAAAATGTTATGACGGGTATTGTTTATACACACTAATCCAGTTGTCGGTCTTCTACAGggtatgaaggaaagtgtacgttGCCTATCGGTTTATAGTGCTAAGCTTAGTATAGGTGTGTGTACATCACTACCAACACATTCACTGTGAAAATTAACCACACGCTACGGACCGCGGCACTCATGGCAACTTCCGTCGCCTGTTAAAATATCTTTTCGTAAAATGTTGGAACTATGGCCCATTGCGAATTTGATGTCGCGTTACACGACATAATCTTCGTAAAAGAATTCGAAGGTGTGTAGAAGTTAAAAACATGCAGCAGTTTTAAGGGGAAAGAAAATTACTGTAAAAGGTGGACTAAATATGCGCAGCAAATTGCTTTAAATGGTTTTGGTGGAGAATCATGAAGAGTTGCAATTTCGTAATTTCGGTGAGGCCAGGTTAGCCACTGTTCATTGATGATTTGATTTCACTCTCATTTTCACTTTCGCTGTTGGACCATTCGCGAATTTTTACGCTGAACAACCTGTTTTTATCTTGTCAATTTTGAACAGAAAACAGTTTTGTTTAAAGTAACTTACCTTTCGGTAGTTGGTTGTAGCAAGAATACAGCTTCAACGAATTAGCATACAAGTAGAACTTGTTGTCTGCTGCGACACAAATGGTATCATCGTCATCTTCGGTGTAGGACGACCTCCCCAGAAATCTATTCTCAGCCGAGATATTTCCGGTGCTTAGATTCTCATTCCCGATTTTGGTGGTGGTCGACTCTTCTGGTTGTCCGTGGACCTCCGCCACTGCTACCAGTGCTGTAAAAGTCAGTGACCGTAATTACAGATCGCTATTTCGTCTAATGGCTGCTAGTACAACTCACTCACTTAGCACTGCAACACTACTGTATGCTATATATGTGTTACTTGAACAGTCCGCTCGTCCCAGATAATAAAAAAGAACGAATCAACAGCGACATGCACGCTATGTTCATGTCGAACAAGTTCTCATAATTAATTTCGCGTTCCCATATTCAAATACAGTGGCCTTTCCAATTCTTTTTGGACTGATATTATCTCAAAATTAAAGTGACAATATTAGTTCTTTCCTCACTTAAATTTGGGAAGGTTTGCCTTTCTAATAAGGCTCTGCCACACTAAAAGCTAGCCGAATATTTGGCTGATAAAGTTAGGTTCTTCATCGGTTTTGACATCAAACAGCCTGCTCTacccttagtagtaaagaataaaactATTACAGAGCTGGAAGTCTTCCTCGTTACGATCATGTAGCTGGGGTTTCACTGAAAAGCACACATATCTCCAAGTGGATGTCTCTGTAAAGTCTTTTACTCCTCATGAAGATAATGAACGTAACCTATTAAAATATTGTCCGTACTCCGTCCTCTGAAAATCACGTGATATAGAAGATTAATAGGTACCATtagtatttgtttgtttttcttttacacTCAAACTAAATTTAGAGGCAAAGAAGTGACCGCCTTGCATGGAACGTCAAACATAACTTCTTGTGGCTGTtccgcatattgtacgatgggagACATCAGAGTCGTTTCACTATCTACATACACGGTtccgtcacagtaatgtgaccaccgcctttgtTCGACATCAGCGCCAGATAACAACTCAATGAAGGTAGGGCGCAGCATTAACAGTGGAGGCTATATAAAGATCATCAGGACCCGCGGGGGACAGTGAAGTCGTTGTCATAACGCGGAAACgaagctatttatctgacgtccaaaagggtatgattattgcctttcgggccaagagtggatgCAGGcctcagtttgtaaactgt
This genomic stretch from Schistocerca cancellata isolate TAMUIC-IGC-003103 chromosome 2, iqSchCanc2.1, whole genome shotgun sequence harbors:
- the LOC126162273 gene encoding uncharacterized protein LOC126162273 isoform X2 is translated as MKAALLLVAALVAVAEVHGQPEESTTTKIGNENLSTGNISAENRFLGRSSYTEDDDDTICVAADNKFYLYANSLKLYSCYNQLPKVYVVKPKSQCKPYLSDCPRN
- the LOC126162273 gene encoding uncharacterized protein LOC126162273 isoform X1; the encoded protein is MKAALLLVAALVAVAEVHGQPEESTTTKIGNENLSTGNISAENRFLGRSSYTEDDDDTICVAADNKFYLYANSLKLYSCYNQLPKVYVVKPKSQCKPYLSDCPRN